The following coding sequences lie in one Metopolophium dirhodum isolate CAU chromosome 5, ASM1992520v1, whole genome shotgun sequence genomic window:
- the LOC132944763 gene encoding uncharacterized protein LOC132944763 → MADDGAYTADDPTLTVGPKIVCITELCDQQPSATTSTLQVEADQRTLDLAPLLSLCPNDELLEAPVGILQECDYPSTDNVYMVDDNKYTTKDNAVDDPTLTVRPKIVCAISELRDQQPTTTTLTSSKSDGDGLEPATTTIQVKSAVTEQLDSYVAPVRIQLLDALADVNDFVPDEATESTTIVSIVVDKSDGDGLEPAMTTTQVKSAVTEELDSYVAPVRIQLLDALADVNDFVPDEATKSTTIVPKVVAKSDGDGLEPAMTMIQVKSAVTEQLDSYVAPVRIQLLDALADVNDFVPDEATESTTIVPIAVAKSDGDGLELATTAVQAKSAAAEKPRQGRRRSFLSAVGRRLLKFGRTLCCCCCCK, encoded by the coding sequence ATGGCAGACGACGGAGCATATACGGCAGACGACCCTACGCTGACCGTGGGGCCCAAAATTGTCTGTATCACTGAGCTCTGTGACCAACAACCGTCGGCGACGACATCCACATTGCAGGTGGAGGCCGATCAGAGGACGTTAGATTTAGCACCACTACTATCCCTGTGTCCAAATGACGAACTGTTGGAAGCTCCTGTTGGAATCTTGCAGGAGTGCGATTATCCATCGACAGACAACGTATATATGGTGGACGACAATAAATACACGACGAAAGATAACGCGGTAGACGACCCTACACTGACCGTGAGGCCAAAAATTGTATGTGCTATCAGTGAGCTCCGTGATCAacaaccgacgacgacgacattgACTTCGAGCAAAAGTGATGGCGACGGGTTGGAGCCTGCGACAACTACGATCCAAGTAAAGTCAGCGGTGACTGAACAGCTTGATTCTTACGTGGCACCGGTTAGAATCCAGCTGTTAGATGCACTGGCTGATGTTAACGATTTTGTTCCGGACGAGGCAACCGAAAGCACGACCATAGTTTCTATAGTCGTGGACAAAAGTGATGGCGACGGGTTGGAGCCAGCGATGACTACGACCCAAGTAAAGTCAGCGGTGACTGAAGAGCTTGATTCTTACGTGGCACCGGTTAGAATCCAGCTGTTAGATGCACTGGCTGATGTTAACGATTTTGTTCCGGACGAGGCAACCAAAAGCACGACCATAGTTCCTAAAGTCGTGGCCAAAAGTGATGGCGACGGGTTGGAGCCAGCGATGACTATGATCCAAGTAAAGTCAGCGGTGACTGAACAGCTTGATTCTTACGTGGCACCGGTTAGAATCCAGCTGTTAGATGCACTGGCTGATGTTAACGATTTTGTTCCGGACGAGGCAACCGAAAGCACGACCATAGTTCCTATAGCCGTGGCCAAAAGTGATGGCGATGGGTTGGAGCTAGCGACGACTGCGGTCCAAGCAAAGTCAGCAGCAGCAGAAAAACCCCGGCAAGGTCGTCGTAGATCGTTCTTATCGGCAGTGGGAAGGCGGCTCCTCAAGTTCGGGAGGACGTtatgctgctgttgctgttgcaaATAG
- the LOC132945169 gene encoding piggyBac transposable element-derived protein 4-like, whose protein sequence is MSRGMNDYEILAELDELLANAESDDEFGFDDTFPLDDDIQTQDCDNDETFEIDIDPHQSPSTPEIRPITCLQKPRNIPKVKTKKKQGLTTPNFKWKSGPFKPNIHEFDSSESGIKKIEFELGENSPVIDFFECFFTPSLLGKVAFETNRYYRQNTENQDLGDRDKRWYDTTSEEMYLFIAINMLMARNKKLELQEYWSTDPLLYTPIFGQIMSRNRYQILLRYIHFTNNEHQAANDRLYKIKMVLNEVKKNFRDAMVPFQSLVIDESLLLWKGRLSFKQFIRTKRHRFGIKFFILCDVETDFILDFVIYTGKTTELKACDVNLGQSGAVVCTLLRGYLKKGRTLFTDNWYTSPLLSTYLHKNKTNSCGTVRKTRRGMPELKNKLKIGETQSLHTNKMLAMRWLDRRDVYMLTTCFTDKMLCTGKTDIENKNIRKPDCIIKYNESMGSVDKTDMLLSSVECVRKTIKWYKKVYFHLIDMSLLNSYSAYKQVTGKNPPLADFQLTLIRQIMDRYKSTVKSPKLYRKKDDELLQGKKKHFLSEVQSTAQGKFARRRCVICSINKKRKDTKYFCKECKVGLCAVPCFELYHKNK, encoded by the exons ATGTCTCGTGGTATGAACGATTATGAAATATTAGCCGAACTAGATGAACTTCTAGCGAATGCGGAATCTGACGACGAATTTGGATTTGAtg acacGTTCCCACTTGATGATGACATCCAAACTCAAGATTGTGACAATGATGAAACCTTTGAAATTGATATTGATCCACATCAATCACCTTCTACGCCAGAAATACGACCAATTACTTGTCTTCAAAAACCAAGAAATAtaccaaaagtaaaaacaaaaaagaaacaaGGATTAACTACACCGAATTTCAAATGGAAAAGTGGACCATTTAAACCTAACATTCATGAATTTGATTCAAGTGAAAgtggcataaaaaaaattgagtttgaACTCGGTGAAAATTCACctgtaattgatttttttgaatgttttttcaCACCTTCACTGTTGGGTAAAGTAGCATTCGAAACAAACCGCTATTATCGACAGAATACAGAAAATCAAGATCTTGGAGACCGTGATAAACGTTGGTACGATACAACGTCTGAagaaatgtatttgtttattgcAATAAATATGCTGATGGCTAGGAACAAAAAACTTGAACTTCAAGAATACTGGTCAACTGATCCATTACTTTATACACCTATATTTGGACAAATTATGAGTAGAAATAGATATCAGATTCTACTTCGGTATATCCACTTTACCAACAATGAACATCAAGCGGCCAATGataggttatataaaataaaaatggttctaaatgaagttaaaaaaaatttcagagaTGCTATGGTTCCATTTCAAAGCCTTGTAATTGACGAAAGTCTACTTTTGTGGAAAGGTCGACTCTCTTTCAAGCAATTTATTCGAACTAAAAGACATCGTTTTGGTATCAAGTTCTTTATACTATGTGATGTAGAAACAGACtttatattagattttgttATATACACTGGTAAAACTACTGAGTTAAAAGCCTGTGATGTAAATCTTGGACAATCTGGAGCtgtagtttgtacattgttGCGTGGATATTTGAAAAAAGGTCGTACATTATTCACGGATAATTGGTATACTTCACCATTGCTTTCAACATATCTACataagaataaaacaaatagttgTGGGACTGTTCGGAAAACTCGAAGAGGAATGCCAGAGctcaagaataaattaaaaattggtgaAACACAAAGTTTACATACTAATAAAATGTTGGCAATGAGATGGTTGGATAGACGGGATGTTTATATGCTTACAACTTGTTTCacagataaaatgttatgtacTGGAAAAAcagatattgaaaataaaaacattagaaaGCCAGattgcattataaaatataatgaaagcATGGGCTCTGTGGACAAGACAGACATGCTTCTGAGTAGTGTAGAGTGTGTACGCAAGACCATAAAATGGTACAAAAAGGTGTATTTTCATTTGATAGATATGTCTCTACTGAATTCATACTCAGCTTACAAACAAGTTACAGGAAAGAATCCACCTCTAGCCGACTTTCAGTTGACACTTATAAGACAAATTATGGATAGGTACAAGTCCACTGTAAAAAGtccaaaattatatagaaaaaaagatgATGAGCTATTacaaggtaaaaaaaaacattttctatcTGAAGTTCAATCCACCGCACAAGGAAAATTTGCCAGGAGAAGATGTGTCATATGCAgtatcaacaaaaaaagaaaagatacaaaatatttttgtaaggaATGCAAAGTGGGTCTATGTGCTGTACCATGCTTTGAActttaccataaaaataaataa
- the LOC132944761 gene encoding uncharacterized protein LOC132944761 has product MAGRKTVIPSHQIVEAVLKFKDRIITEVNGEKKIIVATDTVWSDISIYLNSLMSKSAIHTFVYKGRHEIKEKLGFCSSPKIDPPEAIFNSSTEYGSSDENSSSNLDFPRRKFVVTFSSEEWKKIKPDDVQYRLHDKKRPSQSFKTYYALTKNQWTPILAEYFWVHTQLPCCLSFRKANVHPHGTNFVTVFGRCSVCSSCFKGIISEKPLDNEN; this is encoded by the exons ATGGCGGGTCGAAAAACAGTTATACCGTCTCATCAAATTGTGGAAGCAGTTCTTAAGTTTAAAGACCGTATAATAACTGAAGTCAATGGTGAAAAAA AAATTATTGTAGCTACTGACACTGTTTGGAGTGATATaagcatttatttaaatagtcttATGAGTAAAAGTGCTATTCACACTTTTGTGTATAAGGGACGCCATGAGATAAAAGAAAAGCTCGGATTTTGTTCTAGTCCCAAGATTGATCCACCAGAAGCCATCTTTAATTCTTCCACAGAATATG gtaGTTCGGATGAAAATTCCAGCAGTAATCTGGATTTTCCTAGAAGAAAATTTGTGGTAACTTTTTCTTCAgaagaatggaaaaaaataaaacctgatGATGTGCAATACAGACTGCATGATAAAAAACGACCATCACAAAGTTTTAAAACGTACTATGCATTAACCAAAAATCAATGGACACCTATTTTGGCTGAATATTTTTGGGTGCATACACAACTTCCATGCTGCTTATCATTCCGCAAAGCAAATGTTCATCCACATGGAACAAACTTTGTGACCGTATTTGGACGATGTAGTGTATGCAGCTCATGCTTTAAAGGGATTATTTCTGAAAAACCATTagataatgaaaattaa